Within the Augochlora pura isolate Apur16 unplaced genomic scaffold, APUR_v2.2.1 APUR_unplaced_6009, whole genome shotgun sequence genome, the region AGGGCGACTACCTGTTCCCTGTATCGCCCATACAGCTCGGCAGTCAGATCTTCGTCCCtacgtcggcgtcggcgggaGCGGGTGTatcggcgtcgcgcgcggatACATTCTTCCCGTATTACCGTTAGCTCGCGCGACCACCAATACACCGCCTTCCTCTGGTGGGGCTTGGCCCGGGGCATTGCGACGTCGCAAATAGACGTCATTGCGCCCCGGAGCCATCTGGCCTCCACCAGCCCGTCGACTGGCTCGGCCGAAGACATTGGCCAGGCCACGACGTGGGCTGCCGCCATCAGAGCGTCCTGGTCCAGGCGATTAAGCGCCCATCGCGGTGCTGGCTCTACTTCCCCATGGCGACGCCGGGGTGTCATCCTTGAGGCAGCGGGGAGGTCgagaataatatatcgatgATCTGATAGTCTCTCGACCTCCTCCGCCACTCTCCACCCCGAGATACGGCGCGCGGCCGGGGGCGTGGCCCATGAAAGGTCCACGATGGAGCCCCCGTTATGCCGCACGCACGTATGGACCGAGCCCGTATTAAGCAGTACGAGCCCGAGTCCCGCCGCCCAATCAAGTACCTCCAGGCCCCTCGAGTCTGTCCTGGGGGACTCCCAAGCAGTCGCTTTGGAGTTAAAATCCCCCAGGACGAGTACCGGACGGGGCTGGCAGCGGGAGATACATCTCCCTACCCCGTCCAGGTACTGCTCGAAATGCTCGAGGGGCCAGCTGGGAGGTGCATAAATTGCCACCACCGCGATATCACCCCATTCTACGGCAAGGTATCCCCGCCCCCGCTCGATGACGGAACATGGCGGGGATCCTTGCCGGCCCACCCATAGCACCGCGACGGAGCCTATAGAGTCCCCCATCCAATGCGGATGTTCGGGGACTCTGTACGGCTCCGCCGCGACGGCCAACCCGGCACCCCGCTCGGCCAGGTTCTGCATCAGAAGATCCTGTGCCCTGGCCGAGCGGTTCAGGTTGGCCTGTATAATTGGGCCCTTGGGCCCCATTAATTGGCCGTCTGCACTTCCTTGGCCGACGCCGGTGCGAC harbors:
- the LOC144477994 gene encoding uncharacterized protein LOC144477994, yielding MGPKGPIIQANLNRSARAQDLLMQNLAERGAGLAVAAEPYRVPEHPHWMGDSIGSVAVLWVGRQGSPPCSVIERGRGYLAVEWGDIAVVAIYAPPSWPLEHFEQYLDGVGRCISRCQPRPVLVLGDFNSKATAWESPRTDSRGLEVLDWAAGLGLVLLNTGSVHTCVRHNGGSIVDLSWATPPAARRISGWRVAEEVERLSDHRYIILDLPAASRMTPRRRHGEVEPAPRWALNRLDQDALMAAAHVVAWPMSSAEPVDGLVEARWLRGAMTSICDVAMPRAKPHQRKAVYWWSRELT